From Caldanaerobius fijiensis DSM 17918:
CCTGCTGCAAAGGTTGGCCATATAGGAATTTATAGGGATCCTGAGACCTTAAAACCGGTGGAATATTACTGTAAACTGCCTACAGATATAAATGAGAGAGAACTTATTGTCGTAGATCCTATGCTGGCGACAGGTGGGTCGGCGGTTGCGGCTATTTATTTTTTGCTTCAAAGAGGTGCTGATATACGAAATATTAAACTTGTCAATCTTATTGCAGCGCCTGAGGGGATAAAAGCGGTTACGGAAAAATATCCAGAGATTGAGATATTTGTAGCAGCTGTCGATGAGAGGTTAAATGAACACGGCTATATTGTGCCTGGTTTAGGAGATGCTGGTGACAGACTTTTTGGTACGAAATAATGGAGATGACGTGTATGAGGCCTGATTGGGATGAATATTTTATGGAAATAGCCCACGTAGTCATGAAAAGGTCTACTTGTTTAAGGAGGCATGTGGGCGCTGTGATAGTCAAAGACAAGCGCATACTGGCAACGGGTTATAATGGTGCACCATCTGGGATAGCTCATTGTTCTGAGGTAGGATGCTTGAGAGATCAGATGAATATACCATCAGGCGAAAGGCATGAACTGTGTAGAGGTCTGCATGCGGAGCAGAATGCCATAATTCAGGCAGCTATGTCAGGAGTGAGCATAAAAGGTTCATCAATATATGTAACAAATCAGCCATGTTCATTGTGCGCCAAAATGATAATAAATGCAGGAATTATACGGGTTATATACAAAGGAGATTATCCTGATGAGTTTGCCATTAAACTGTTAAATGAAGCAGGTATAAATGTTAACAAGATGTAAACAATAGTTTGGCGTTATTGACTTATGTATGTTACTATTATATACTTATTATGTATATCT
This genomic window contains:
- the upp gene encoding uracil phosphoribosyltransferase, with amino-acid sequence MYDYCKNVHVVDHPMIQHKLSIIRDKNTGTKDFKDLVEEISMFMAYEVTRDLPLEEIEIETPICKTKAKMLSGKKLGVIPILRAGLGMVNGILKLVPAAKVGHIGIYRDPETLKPVEYYCKLPTDINERELIVVDPMLATGGSAVAAIYFLLQRGADIRNIKLVNLIAAPEGIKAVTEKYPEIEIFVAAVDERLNEHGYIVPGLGDAGDRLFGTK
- a CDS encoding deoxycytidylate deaminase — its product is MRPDWDEYFMEIAHVVMKRSTCLRRHVGAVIVKDKRILATGYNGAPSGIAHCSEVGCLRDQMNIPSGERHELCRGLHAEQNAIIQAAMSGVSIKGSSIYVTNQPCSLCAKMIINAGIIRVIYKGDYPDEFAIKLLNEAGINVNKM